From the Mesotoga prima MesG1.Ag.4.2 genome, the window GTTCTGGACTGACCAACTGAAATCTCTTCTGAAGTTCGAGAGGACGGTATCTAAATTGCTCAGAGGGGGAAAGCTCTTCAGAAGATCCCATTTTTCATTCAAGAAGAACTTCGCAGCGGAGATCTTCAACTCGGATTGGCTCATAGATGCCCGGAGTTCCGGAATGTATCCAGATCTTCTTCCCACCTTTCTTCCTTCTCTAGTGGTCTCACATCCCGAACTCTCCGCCACATTCTTCAGGTATGGAGAAGGTAGAATTGGTTCACCGTCGATCGTCGATTCAGGCAGAGAGAACCTCACTGATTCTTCAGCAGTAGAAATCGACAGATACAGGTTGAGCCTTTCGTGTGTTTCCTCATCAAGAAGAAGGTCTCTGGGTCTTGAATCTCCAAACTGCGTGAAACTGTACAAAGGATTCATTTCTACGTGCGGATAAGCACCGTCAACAAACCCAACGAAGACCTTCATTCTTTTCTTCGAGAAGCGCGAATTGATGAGTGACTGTATCTCAACCCTGTTTGCCTTGTTCCTCGAAAGAGGAAACTTGTCATGCTTAAGTAGAAGCATTAGATATCTGTAGTATTCTTTTGGGGAAACAGAGGACTTCCCCATGAAATACAGAAGTCTCTCCAGGTAAGGTAGGGTATATTCGAAAAACCTCACTATTGCATCCATCTCTCTGTCTTTAACTTCACTCTCATACCCGGTTAGACTTTGGATCAGAGAAAGTTCTTTTTCCCAAGTAATGAACATTTTCCGATAATTACCGACATCTCGCTTGCGCAGACTTCGAAAAGAGTCGAGGAGTCTGAAGATTCTTTGAACAGCCGGAACTACTTCGCTGTCAATTCTTTCGATCGCCTCATCAAGCTCCTCAGCCGCGCTCATTTCGAGCTCATCGTCGGCAAGGGAAATTATTGCATTTCTTCTTTCTTTCATGAGGTCAACGAGTCTTGAAAGCCTCTCATCCCAGGAACTCCGTCTCTTTTCCAAGGAGAGCCACATATTTGGTCTCTCGTAGATAATTCTTGACATAGCAGCGGCGGATTCAATAAAACTTGAATCAACTTCTCCCCCATAGCCGCTGTCAGCCATAGCGATTATCTTCTCCGGTGGGAATCCCAGAACCGCGGTTTCAAGTGGCAAGATTAACCGTCTTATCGAGAGAGATGAGTGAAGCTCTTCGTCGCCTTCTATTCTGTGTGGAACACCGTATTCATTCAGCTTATCGGAAAGCAATTTGCTGTAAAGATTGAAGTCGGATGAGACAATCGAAATGTCACCTGGTTCGCAGGCGGAAATAATAGATTCCTTCACAAATCTCGATACGCCTTCGACCTCGGCGAAGATGTCAGGATAGACCACAACACTCACCGAATCACAGTTCTGCTCTACTTTACCTGGAGAGAACAGGGCTTCTTTGAACCCGTTCAGACCGCTTGAAGAAGGACTTTTCTCGAAGAATATCCTTTTGATTTCGAGATCTGTGCTGTTTTCGGCTATCTCATCGATCGTCTCAAGTATCGAATCTATGTTTGAAAAGAGACTTTCCTTGTCAGGTTCTTGAGTAATGGTAATGAAAACTTCCCTGTATGTTGGAATGATGGTCTTGAAAAAGATCTTCAGGGCCGGACTGAAATCATGAAACCCGTCGAGGAAAAGAGTGTCCCCGAATTCCTCGTTAATCAACTCATCCTTGTGCTCTTCAATCCTCGTATATGCGTCGAATGTGTCAAAGATGTTTCTTCTGGAGAATCTACTGTCAAGCTCGTTGTAAATTGACTCTAGAACGGAGACTGCCTCGTCTTCCGTAGAGAATATCCGGTCGAACCCTCTATTCTCTTTTACATCATGAATCATTTCAAGAAGGTATTCGACGAATACGGGCGAGTCGGCGAGTTCGCCCTTTCCCATTTGATCCAGAATGTCACCGATCTCCAACCTCATCAAATGATTCCCAACGTGAATAGAATTCGGATTCAGTCTACGGAAAACCTCTACGGCAAATTGGTCCATTGCGAGGAATCTCGAAGCCGGGATAGTACCCACTCGCGATATGAAATTCTCTCTAAAGTATCTTACGTGGTCGCCGGAAGGTCCCACGAAGAAGTAGGAGAACGGATCTCTCCAATGGACGGTCTCGAGTTCTCGAAGCAACCGCTCAGTCTTTGCTGAGGCTAAAGGACCTATGAATAGCGTAATCTTCATCTTACTCCTCCCACAAATTCGATTCTATCATCCGCTGAGTGTTGTGGAAAATCGCTGAGGATTTCTATAGAAACACGTAAACCTAGGCACCCACGAAGCCCGGAGGAAATCCACGAATTCTTTCGTTGTAAAGATAGTTGATTTTGAGAGTGCGCGCAGATCTTTTAGCCTCTTTGAATCAAATCTCAAATAAACTGTCATCGAAGGCGAAGTAGAACAAGTCATTAAGGCAAAGTTCGTCAGAAAAACAAACTCCTCTTTTAATCCCCAAAGGCCTCAAATGGAAGAAGAGACCTCTCGACTGACCTCTGTAGGAAGAGGTTTCGAGATCCAAAAATCGCCGCGGTTGAAATAGCCGCTAGAGATGGAATATAGACGACGCTCTCCCCCGCAACTCTGGCTTTTTCATAGTACGCAATCACTTGATTTCTTGGGTATCCTTCCAATTAAGAGTATGGGATTTACAGGTTCCTAATCATTATCAACGAAAGACTGCTTTGATCTCGTTCATCAGAGTTCCTTTTTACAGATCTCTGTTTAGTGAAGCAATTGTCTTTCGTTATAAGTCATCCTAGAATACTAGATCAACTCTTAAGGAAGGTGTTTAGATACCGATTTCTTTCCCTGATCAATGCGGCCAACTCTTAACACTTCTGTCACTTCTAGATTCTCCCCTCGCGAATCAGAGAAAAAGAACGTATTGCTAGACATAGTGCAAATGCGAGGAGTCCATGAATATTACATCTGTAGTAGTCAATCAGCCGTCCGTGAATTCTTCTCTTCGATGTTTTTGGTATTTTCTGGGGGATTCAGTTTGACGATAAAAAAGAGTACGAGCATCGTCATTCCAGCAACAGTCAATGCCATACCTACTCCCAACTTGTCCGCAAGGAATCCAACTATGGGCGCTATTATTGCCACCAGCAGAGTCTTCAACTGAGATTCGACAGATAGACCTGATGCCATAGTTTTGTGGTCTATGTTATCGCTTATGTAGCTTATATTGATTGGTCTTCTGAAATTCTCCAGAATGTAGAGCAGGAAGAATACTATCACTGCGATTACTTGAAGAGATACTATTTGAAATAACCCGCTCAGTATGACTAATATCGCCCCGAATATATAAGAGTAATTCAGCGATCTCGCCTCGTTTCCCAGTTTTTTGCTCAACCTTCCGGCATTCTTAGAAGCATAGCTTGTGGCGATGAAGATCACGAAATATACGACTCCTACGATTACGGAGGTTCTCTGCTCCGGGCTGAAGGCAAGCATTATCGGAAGACCAAGGGCGAGAGCCTTTAGAATTGGCTGCAGATACTCCTTGATGACTTTGAAGAAAGCATCATACAGTGACGAGTTGAGAACACCTTTGAGTGCATTGGCACTTCTGAAAATCCCCAGGAAGGCTTTCAATGTTTCTCTTTTCTCCCCGGATTTCAGTTCACCATCAAGTTCCTTGGGGTACATCATCAAATTCACGAGGTTTACGGCATAAGGCAATACTGAGGCGAGAAAGACTATCTTGTAGCTACCCGTGTAAAATACAAGGAAGGCAGCTATCAAGGCGTTTATTGCTGAACCTAGTTGTGATGCGGCTCGCGTTGCGCCATAGTAGTGAACCTTAATATCGGTCATATCATTAATTCTCAGGTACTCAAGTATCATTGCTTTGTGAGTTCCGGTACGGAAGGCTTCCCCAAAGGCGAAAGCTATCATTGCAACCATATATATGTAGAAGTTCGGAAAGAAGTAAAAGACTAAAAAAGAAGAAAGATAGGAGATCATCGAAAAAACCATGGACAATCTTCTTCCAAACAGGTCAGCGAATATGCCGGTCGGGAGTTCCAGGAAGTTAGTCGCTACTTCTCGCACGGAGACAAGAGTACCGATCTGAAGGAAGGAAAGTCCCATTTCTCTGAAGAACAAGATAAGAAAAGGGTCGAAAAAGCGAAGATTCTTAAGGAACCCGTAAGCTGCGAATCTATAGAACTGCCCGTCCCGTTTTATTTCCATTTGAAACCCCTCCCGAAGAGTTCAATAGAGAAATTATACTCTAAGAAAACTCTCCGGGTCCGGTGATTTCACTTTATCAGGAAAATTCTTAAGATTTGAGGGATCAGTATCATTGCGCTCATGACCCACTCCCACTTCTTTGCACTCTTGTACGCGTTATAAATAAGCACAGAAGATAAATAGACTGCTATCGCAATATACAAGTAGGTCAAGTTACTGACATCTCCTTTCTCTTGTCTACTAAGAGAAGAGCAACAGAAACGACTACAAGTCCAGCAATGAAGAGGGGATAGAAGAGCCAGCTGTTGGCGAACCTACCTATTTCGTTTGAGAATATTATGGTTAATGTGGCGAAAATCATTGTAATGAAAAAGGCAGGCATTGAACTGAGCCAGATTTTGAAGTAATTCTTCTCTCCGACGACATGGGCCGCAAATATCCCGGCAAGCGCAGTTGGGGGTACCATGTCACCGAGCCCCGCGAGGAGGGAGAGCGCCGAACAGACAACGATGTCGTTATTCCCGAGAAATGCAAGCAAGAACGGAACTCCCAGCACTGAGGCAGAACCATAGGAAGACACTGCACCGAAAGCAGGGATGCCAAGTGCAATACCAACCAAGAGCGCGCCTTGAGGAAGACCGTTGAGAAATCCCACAATTAAACCCCTCACGCCGTTCAGAGTCATAATCTGAATAAACATCCCGACTCCAATGAGAATCGAGAGTATACCAAGAGAGTTCTGAACCGCTGAAAGTGAGATCTTGAAAAGATTTCCCCTTGCTCCAGTCAATGATGCAACAATTGCCGATATCATGAAGATCAAGGGAAGACCAAGCGAAAAGCCCCAACTCACGTTTTCAAGCACCATGAGTATCACCATTATTATTAACGGAAGATACACCGCAAAGCCCTTTA encodes:
- a CDS encoding MFS transporter, with the protein product MEIKRDGQFYRFAAYGFLKNLRFFDPFLILFFREMGLSFLQIGTLVSVREVATNFLELPTGIFADLFGRRLSMVFSMISYLSSFLVFYFFPNFYIYMVAMIAFAFGEAFRTGTHKAMILEYLRINDMTDIKVHYYGATRAASQLGSAINALIAAFLVFYTGSYKIVFLASVLPYAVNLVNLMMYPKELDGELKSGEKRETLKAFLGIFRSANALKGVLNSSLYDAFFKVIKEYLQPILKALALGLPIMLAFSPEQRTSVIVGVVYFVIFIATSYASKNAGRLSKKLGNEARSLNYSYIFGAILVILSGLFQIVSLQVIAVIVFFLLYILENFRRPINISYISDNIDHKTMASGLSVESQLKTLLVAIIAPIVGFLADKLGVGMALTVAGMTMLVLFFIVKLNPPENTKNIEEKNSRTAD
- a CDS encoding TRAP transporter large permease subunit, with product MTAIYTPEVWYFLVMLATFVGLAIIKIPISVSLMFSALAGSIAFGEFFPLRHLVEGGFGYIDTILVIGSAMIFMESIKVSGLLDTIAGNMTIAFHKKPTFLLVLMTFFIMIAGMITGSSTATVLTTGAIAFPVLKTLGLSKRRAGSIIAMSGIYGMIAPPINLPAMIIGQGVDMPYIGFTNPLLLMTFPLAIVTSLIIGVRQVKPVDLQEFVRTREREPIKGFAVYLPLIIMVILMVLENVSWGFSLGLPLIFMISAIVASLTGARGNLFKISLSAVQNSLGILSILIGVGMFIQIMTLNGVRGLIVGFLNGLPQGALLVGIALGIPAFGAVSSYGSASVLGVPFLLAFLGNNDIVVCSALSLLAGLGDMVPPTALAGIFAAHVVGEKNYFKIWLSSMPAFFITMIFATLTIIFSNEIGRFANSWLFYPLFIAGLVVVSVALLLVDKRKEMSVT
- a CDS encoding PD-(D/E)XK nuclease family protein yields the protein MKITLFIGPLASAKTERLLRELETVHWRDPFSYFFVGPSGDHVRYFRENFISRVGTIPASRFLAMDQFAVEVFRRLNPNSIHVGNHLMRLEIGDILDQMGKGELADSPVFVEYLLEMIHDVKENRGFDRIFSTEDEAVSVLESIYNELDSRFSRRNIFDTFDAYTRIEEHKDELINEEFGDTLFLDGFHDFSPALKIFFKTIIPTYREVFITITQEPDKESLFSNIDSILETIDEIAENSTDLEIKRIFFEKSPSSSGLNGFKEALFSPGKVEQNCDSVSVVVYPDIFAEVEGVSRFVKESIISACEPGDISIVSSDFNLYSKLLSDKLNEYGVPHRIEGDEELHSSLSIRRLILPLETAVLGFPPEKIIAMADSGYGGEVDSSFIESAAAMSRIIYERPNMWLSLEKRRSSWDERLSRLVDLMKERRNAIISLADDELEMSAAEELDEAIERIDSEVVPAVQRIFRLLDSFRSLRKRDVGNYRKMFITWEKELSLIQSLTGYESEVKDREMDAIVRFFEYTLPYLERLLYFMGKSSVSPKEYYRYLMLLLKHDKFPLSRNKANRVEIQSLINSRFSKKRMKVFVGFVDGAYPHVEMNPLYSFTQFGDSRPRDLLLDEETHERLNLYLSISTAEESVRFSLPESTIDGEPILPSPYLKNVAESSGCETTREGRKVGRRSGYIPELRASMSQSELKISAAKFFLNEKWDLLKSFPPLSNLDTVLSNFRRDFSWSVQNRRRLEEVVGNVFSFSRLKSYHDCPFSFFLSYVVGLDVSPEHVFELTPLDEGNIFHSVLKDFFSGKNRDWQDSLAENIKRHLMHDSNIVFRFEFERLSEVLHEYITVREGKRPNFMGDNFIPYAFEKAFGIGETEPVKLLENLYLRGKIDRVDIDRSSSSVYLIDYKRGDSGDERQLLLYSLVAEKLLEDESLDVAGGVFKTLTGKTVNKAAFRTISSEGGKVWEFAGKKKDNRIVKESDLLKWLKEVHEGIYSGEFTPSFTVSASKCYSCRFSEIKRSITWREGRKEYE